TTTGATATTACTTCATTTTAGCCCATTTGCAGCGTGTCGTTTGAATGGGCAAGGAATATTTcctattttagtccctatgttatTCGCGTTTTGCAATTTGGacttttccttttgtttatttcagATTTATCCCAAAATTTTTGCTTTAATTCCAAATCAGCccattgttttattaattagtttaatattaatttgttattattttttgttattttcattattattatatttggttACATTTTcgattacttattttaaattcttttattttattattatcataactttgtgatgaattatttttataatattttaataacttttattttataatagacTTTCAAAAgccattttatatatttcatcttTAAAGATTTATCGATAACATccctatttaatttttttatgtacataacctatattaaattattttattatacatatgtatgtacataaaatactattgatttcaaattatttgttttaactatattttggtatatttcaaactttcacatatatatatatatatatattattttaaattcattttaatatgtaaattttcttctttcatgttaccttttattattttgaaaaggcttgttacattttagttaattcgcttgtattttttagattaaccttttaattctttttgctTGCTAATATGGATGTTAGTATATGCATAGTGTAGGGTATAAAATTGATGCTCTTACATATATGATATTGTTTATTCGCATATATCGAATCTTTGTTATTCATTAATGCATGCTTTAGTTTACAAATTATCATTCCGCGTTGTACACTATTATGCAAtcgtttttatttattcaaaagattacaaatgtCAAAGTTATTTTATACAAAAGCCTTTCAAAATAACACATATGCTCGATATTTGAAATTcccgagagaatcgagccctaatgtattgggttctatttctcctcgttgaatctaaataatcgaaagttttctttaatcaaaatatataaaactcactctcgggaattcgataagtcgtgtcctaatgtattggatgtgatacgtcgttttctcgaaatgaggatttaaaaaataataagggcaATATTCAATGCTCGGAACTttgagaaatcgtgccctaacgtattgggtttcaatttttcatcggacttaaagcaattgaatatcctttttaaatctCACCatgaaagttttgaaaatcaaaagacaaacttattctcgaggactaaaaatgccgtgccctaatgtattgggtgtgtcattttattactccAAGATAAGGAGGTCTTTGGTATTCGCATTGATTTATCCATGCATCTTTTATGAAATTAGCACTAATAAGAGAGgggaaggatcgtattttaaaagcttttcaAAGTTTCAACACTAAGACATAAGAtgatcaattcggtaccaattttgggcgttacgagggtgctaacccttcctcgtgcgtaaccgactcccgaacctgttttctcaaaattcgcagacctaaaattattttctaggtgatccgatcacaccttaataaaagatcggtggcgactccatttctattttcaaaatcgatacccattttttaaaaaataaataaataaaaagtggtttcgacatcACATAATCCTTGTCCCTTTTCAAtaagagaatgacaaatcagattttttttctcctgatttttagcatttttagttggatttaatttttttttcaataggaaaaatctgatttttcATTCTCCTATTAGAAAGGGATAAGGATGACGtgaaatcacagtttcatacaatctttTCTCATCTATGCAAAAGTGGACAGGAATGAATGAGACAATAGTTATCCCAATTTGGCTCCTTCACCATCCAACTTGGTTTGATTCGAAACACTTACCTAATATCAccaagtaattaattaaaatttaatttgatcgaaaataaacataaaataaaactagtGTAGCAATAGAGGCAGTATTGGAAAAGCATGCACGCACGGAATTAAGAGATCCAGATTTAGCAAGTGTAGCAATTGCAAGCAGAAGCAGGACAAGGAAAAAGATAAACTAAAGTCGTGCCTTTGTAACCTACTTAGGAATAGGATAGGATAGGAAGGTGTTAGATGTTTTGAATTAGAATATGTACACCATTACCAGGCTCTACGATCATTCTATAAGCAGGAGAATGTCGATATTTGGTCGACAGAGAGAAAGTAAATTTGGAGATAATGAGGGCAAGGACAATTTTTAACTGAACCATTGCCATGTTTCTGCCTAAGCACAAGCGAGAGCCCACTCCAAATGGAATATAGGCTTGAGGGTACTTGCAAGCTTTAGAAACGCCATCACTGAACCTCTCTGGCTTGAATTCATTCGCATCTGAACCCCAAATCTCAGCGTCCCGATGCAGAGTTGGTATCAGCGTCCACAAGCATGTTCCCTTGGGAATAGTAACATTTCCAAGTTGGATCTCCTCAAGCGCCTCCCTTGACACAAATGCCGCTGGCGGATATAAACGCAAGGCTTCTTGAATCACCATCGTTACCTGCAACCAACACCCTTGTATAATTTGTTAGCTTTAACTTTTAACAGTAGTGAGGAATGTGAACTGAGATGTGCTCATTAATTTTACTTACAGTTTTCAGGCGGGACACCGAGTCTGCATCTGGCAAGCTGCCCCCGCAAACTTGGGCCACTTCTGCTCTAACACGAGATTGCCACTCAGGCTGCAGCGCAAGCAGCATGAGGCACCAGGAGGCGGCAACCGCTGTAGACTCGTGGCCagcaaaatatatattcttgCAGTTATCAACTATGAAGCGCTTGGATGAATCCTCACCAAGACTTTGGTCATTCAATGCCCCTTCCAGTATCAAGTGCAATAGATCCTTCTCTGATGAACATGCCTCTTTGCATTTGCTTTCCCGCTCTTTCACTGTTTCCCAGATTAGGGACTCTATCTCTCTCTCCAAACTCAAGATCTCATTTTGCTTCTTCATTGGCAGAAGTCTGCATTTTCAATTGCATGAATGTCTATAAAAGACAACAGGGTATAAACACATGTATATCTGGTCAAACTAATGTGAGATTCATAACTCATTGCCCCAAGTATCATCATTCATACCAACTTGTAAGGTATTATCCCTTTTAGCCATTGTATTTCATGGTTTTGTCTACACAAGACCCTGCCTTTGCTGAGCTCCTTGGGAATATTTTTAGTTGATCACTCTAGATAACTATTAATCAGTTGTCTAATGTTTTTAACATTAAGGGATATAATGGAAACTTGGAAGGAATGAAAGAGAGGAGATAACATCTATATGCAAATTGACAGGTAGATGATTTATCTGAAACTCATGATTAAGACAAGCACGTACGTACCCATAGCCTGGAACTCCGAAAAGAAAGCTTTGCTTGGAAATAGCTGTTTGAAGTTTCCTAAGCTTGGAAAATATCTCCCTGCCTTTAGAATAAGAGCTCCCAAAACAAGCTCTAGCG
The sequence above is a segment of the Gossypium raimondii isolate GPD5lz chromosome 4, ASM2569854v1, whole genome shotgun sequence genome. Coding sequences within it:
- the LOC105780383 gene encoding cytochrome P450 714A1 isoform X2, encoding MDKSHILSISVAVVGAVWFLVHHLYNSMWFRSERLRRKLWMQGIKGPSPSLIYGNLPEMQKIQLNALTSTPNNADIVAHDYTSSLFPYFVQWRKEYGPIYTYSTGTRQHLYVNQAELVKEMNQCISLDLGKPSYITKRLAPMLGNGILRSNGPLWAQQRKIIAPEFFMDKVKVMVGLMVESMQPLVRKWEDSIEAQSGVMADIRVDEDLRGFTADVIARACFGSSYSKGREIFSKLRKLQTAISKQSFLFGVPGYGLLPMKKQNEILSLEREIESLIWETVKERESKCKEACSSEKDLLHLILEGALNDQSLGEDSSKRFIVDNCKNIYFAGHESTAVAASWCLMLLALQPEWQSRVRAEVAQVCGGSLPDADSVSRLKTVTMVIQEALRLYPPAAFVSREALEEIQLGNVTIPKGTCLWTLIPTLHRDAEIWGSDANEFKPERFSDGVSKACKYPQAYIPFGVGSRLCLGRNMAMVQLKIVLALIISKFTFSLSTKYRHSPAYRMIVEPGNGVHILIQNI
- the LOC105780383 gene encoding cytochrome P450 714A1 isoform X1, which codes for MDKSHILSISVAVVGAVWFLVHHLYNSMWFRSERLRRKLWMQGIKGPSPSLIYGNLPEMQKIQLNALTSTPNNADIVAHDYTSSLFPYFVQWRKEYGPIYTYSTGTRQHLYVNQAELVKEMNQCISLDLGKPSYITKRLAPMLGNGILRSNGPLWAQQRKIIAPEFFMDKVKQVMVGLMVESMQPLVRKWEDSIEAQSGVMADIRVDEDLRGFTADVIARACFGSSYSKGREIFSKLRKLQTAISKQSFLFGVPGYGLLPMKKQNEILSLEREIESLIWETVKERESKCKEACSSEKDLLHLILEGALNDQSLGEDSSKRFIVDNCKNIYFAGHESTAVAASWCLMLLALQPEWQSRVRAEVAQVCGGSLPDADSVSRLKTVTMVIQEALRLYPPAAFVSREALEEIQLGNVTIPKGTCLWTLIPTLHRDAEIWGSDANEFKPERFSDGVSKACKYPQAYIPFGVGSRLCLGRNMAMVQLKIVLALIISKFTFSLSTKYRHSPAYRMIVEPGNGVHILIQNI